Part of the Candidatus Zixiibacteriota bacterium genome is shown below.
GGGAAGCTTTCGCTTTCGTTCCGACCTCGACGATACCGTCGACGAATGCCCACATCTCCTCGGCGTAGCGGCGTTCATCGGTCAGGCGGTAGTTACGGTATGAGACGCGAAGTTCAACGTACTGACGAAGCATCTCATCGACCGCCATCTTCAGCTGCGCGGCCCGGCTCACGGATGATCCGCCGGTCGACAGGGCGCTTCCCCACTGTCGGTCCGCACGGCTCTTGAGCGCGTCGTATTGAAGTCTGGCCTCGTTGGCGTCGGCCGTGATGTCGTCCATGGCGCGCACCTGTTCGGCGGTAACCGATGCCCAGGCGGTCCACGTCTCCCGGTACTGCGTACCGAACTGGCGGGCTCTTTCCACCATGGCGATGCCGGCGTCATCATTCAACAATGTCCGGATTTCATCAAACATGACAAACATTTCATCGGTCTTGGCCATCGCGGTCTCATAGTGTTCCTGATTCGTGTCCGTTCGGAACGCCACGCGGTTGTTGCCCAGTTCTTTGGAGACAACAATAAGATCCGCCGCGCGGTTGGCGACCGCCACCTTCACGGCCACCGTGTTCAGCCCGTTCCATCCCGCGTAACCGACTGCCACAGCAAGCCCGAGCACGATGCCGAATCCGATATACAGCTTCCGTGCGACCTTCAAATTCTTCCAACTCATAATACTACCTCTATTCACAAATCATGCCGGTAATCAACCCGTTTACATCCGCCGTCCCAAAGCCGCCTTGTGTCCACCTGTTCCGTAGTTTGATTGATCGGAGCCGGCCTTCCAATCGGGCCGGCCCCGATCCGCTCTCCCTCGCACCATCCCCTCGGGATGGAGCAGCTGCCGGAGGTCCGGCAGCGCTCCGTCCATGTCAGTCATTCCGCTGTCAGGCCCAGGCTGTCAATGCTGCTGAACACTGGAATTGTCGGAAAAATGGCGGGATGGTTGACGGTACTTGAGCGAGGACAAATCGAGTACTGAGCGTACTTGGTATCGGGACAGGGCCGGGCCGCTGTGCTCCCCCCCCTCTGTACGGGGGCATATCAGATCGTTCGGAGATAGGTGGCCAGATTGATGGGCTCGCTGTTGATGCCGAGTTTCCGACGGATACGCTGCCGTTGTTTGAGGACCGTATTCACCGAAACATTCAGGGTGGACGCAATGTCCTTGCAGGAAAGGCCGGCTTTGATATAGCTGCAGATTTCCACTTCCCGGGGTGAAAGGGAACTGTACGCCGATTCCAATCGATAGATGTACGGCGCCGTGATCTCCTTGAGCGTAACGCTCAACTGCTGCAGCAGGCGACGATCCGGCGTATCGAGCCGGGCAATCAACTGGTGCACGATGGGAAAGGCCAATCGCTCCAGGTTGGCGTGAATTTCGGCAGCCATCTGATCTCGCTCTTCCTGAAGCCGCTCGAGCAACTCGGACAGCGCCGCATTCTTGCGGTGCAGACGGCTCTGTTCCGCCAGCAGAGTGATATTGGTCGTGCGAAGCTGTTCTTCTATAGTGCGACGCTCAGTCAGGTCCCGAAATGCCGCGACCCGAACCCGTCTGCCGTCGACAGCTATCTCCGAGGCTACGATCTCGACGGAGAGGCGTCGACCGTCGCGATGAAGTCCGATCGCCTCGTAGGGCCCTACGTCGTGTGCCTGGATTCGTGGATGTACGGACTCGTCCCATGAAGGACCAAGCACAAGTTTGAGATGGCGACCGACCAGCTCCTCAGGCTGGTAGCCGAACATATCGGCCAGGACCCGGTTGACTTCGAGCATGCGCTCACCGTCATGGAGCATGACACCCTCAAATGTCGGCTCGAGGCGTCGGAGGCGCTGGGTTTGCAGCGCACCTCGGGCGCCGTCACGGGGAGACCGTGCCGACGGACGCCCGCTCACCTGCTGTCGGCTGTGCCCGCGGGCGATCACCAGTCTTTTGCTTTCACGAGGCGCCACCTTACCGGCGAGCCTCCCGGCGTCCGGCCGCCTCTGTCGACATCCCAATGATGGCAATCATCCCTTCGGCATAGTACGGACAGGACGTCGTCACCATTTTCTGCAGTTCCCGACCGACTTCGTCGTCGGTTGGCCAGTAATACATGACAAGCCGCCGGATGTCGAATCCATGCTTCCGCAATAGCGTCTTCAGCGTCGTCGGTGAATAGTAGTAATTATGGTCAGGGTGGACGAGCTCTACACCGCTGCCCAGAAGGCGTATGGTGCGAAGCGAAAACGCATTGGGAGTACTCAGGAGGATGTCACCCGTGAACCCGCTGGCGCGGAGATTGTCGAGCGCATCGCCGACGTTATTCAGGTGCTCGATTACTTCCGGGATGACGATAACGTCGACTCGTCGTGCCAGATCGCGCAGCAATTCGTCATCGGATTCGAGATCAAGCCGATAGACTTCGTAGCCTTCCTCCTTTAATCGCTCCAGCCCTGCCGTCTCAATGTCTACGCCGATCAGCTGGTCGGCAACCTGGCTGATGTGATAGTGAAGGAAGTTGTCGGATTTGATGCGGGATTCCATGATACCGGCGTCGACGCATCCAACGTGCAACACACGTTTGCCCCGGCAGAAGTCAACGGTGAACGACTTGCGATTGCTCGATACCTCTACGGTACGTGCCAGTGGCTGATGGAAGTCTATGGTACCGGAAGGTTCAGGCATCGTAGCCTCCGCAGCCGACTGCATCGGCGCTCTGACTTCCGCAGAGCGGGCCCTGCTGACCTTGTGGGCAGGGCGAC
Proteins encoded:
- a CDS encoding PAS domain S-box protein, coding for MAPRESKRLVIARGHSRQQVSGRPSARSPRDGARGALQTQRLRRLEPTFEGVMLHDGERMLEVNRVLADMFGYQPEELVGRHLKLVLGPSWDESVHPRIQAHDVGPYEAIGLHRDGRRLSVEIVASEIAVDGRRVRVAAFRDLTERRTIEEQLRTTNITLLAEQSRLHRKNAALSELLERLQEERDQMAAEIHANLERLAFPIVHQLIARLDTPDRRLLQQLSVTLKEITAPYIYRLESAYSSLSPREVEICSYIKAGLSCKDIASTLNVSVNTVLKQRQRIRRKLGINSEPINLATYLRTI